The stretch of DNA ATCGGGCCTTCATACATGCGgagtggtgtggtggcatgtccgaagaggcgtcacgcgtctccggggtgtgccccccctcacggactgCGCCGcagccggcacctggaggggggaaacggacgcgtcgtgtctacacggaggggatcttgttgtgggtctggcccgtatgttgctccaaagtgttcctatgggctgacctaacacaactgGGTGGATAGGTCCACTGCTTAAAGCCGGttcgtgcaaagtcaaagggatagatctcgtggtcaaacgctacagggttaggcgggacggggggcctggggggtagcaatgccacccgaGCGTCGCACCGGGACCTCATACATGCCATACAATGtagtggcatgtccgaagaggcggcacgcgtctccggggtttgGCCCCCTCCAAGTGACGCCGGCACTGCCTTGCGTGTAGGGGGCCACACCGTGGAGCCCCAAGACGCGTCTACGCATGCCTGAACACTTTCACAtatgcatcgggacccgtgcgatgtttcggtgaCATAGCTACACCCCGAATCCCCCCACTAACCAGAATTCCCTCCGTGTCGACCGTTTCCCCCCACCGTGACCCGGCGATAGCGACGTTCGTAACGGGGGGCAATCGATATACCATTGGGTATGTTTTTTAGATAAGGCATAATTATCTTatgcaaaaacaaaaacaaatataaagtaaaaataacaaaaataaagtaaaaatcaaaaaataaagtaaaataaatgtATGTCGACGGCCAAGCCGTCGGCATATCTGTGCACACACGGAGGTGCGGtcccacggatcgatgacgtggcatGGCACAAGGATCGATGACGTGGCAGAGGGGCCTATGCTGATGGCTATGCCGTAGGCATACCTTTGCCATAGATAGTATAAAgcaaaattaaaaataaaactaaataaacatatgccgacggccgtcggcataggtgcgCACATGGATCGATGACGTGGCAGAGGGGATGGGCCAGGTCTATGCTGTCGGCTATGCCGTAGGCATACCTCTGCCATAAATATGCCGCCGGCCGCCGTTACCTCCCGTCGACGTAGTTTCAACGCCGTCAAACGGTCAGCGCTGACCGGGTAGGTGGGCccgggctatgccgacggccgcggctatgccgacggccgcaGCTATGCCGACGGGTCCCGTAGGCGTATCTCGAGCGGTCCCGATGGCCtcgtctatgccgacggccccgtCGGCATAGATGGATGTATGCCGATGGCTTTTCTACGCCTACGGCCTGTccttggccgtcggcataggtccaTCTATGCCGACGGGAGCCGCCGGCATAGATGAGGCCGTCGGCGCAAGCAGTTTTTCTGGTAGTGTACGAGGAGAAGGACAACCTGTTTGAGCCAGCGACAACTTTAACACACGTATGCTAATTGAATACGAAGAGCTCATCCATCGGGAAGACTAGACCTGACTTGGACACACAAGCACAAATATTGCTCCAAGTTCAGTGCACCGCAGATATGTGTGAATGTATGCATATGCTTTTTCACTTGGCACAAAAATGGTCCTATCGAGTTGATCAAATTAAACACCGTGTTTCAGTTGTCTTGCTCACATGCATGCATACTAGTATGAGTATTACGAGACTTAGCATTGTGGAGATCTTTCCGTGCCGTGGATGGTCAAAACTTCTAGAGACGAACGTGGTGTGGAGGTTGGATGTCTACTTCTCCCGCGTGATTGAATTACACGATCGGTGAGAGGAGAAGGCTGTTATGGCCTATTCATCGGTAGCTACGAGGAGAAGGACAACCTGCTGCACGTTTGAGCCAGTGACAACTTTAACACACGTATGCTAATTGAATACGAAGAGCTCATCCATCTGGAAGACTAGACCTGACTTGGACACACAAGCACAAATATTGCTCCAAGTTCAGTGCACCGCAGATATGTGTCAATGTATGCATATGCTTTTTCGCCTACTACCCGGCCTGGCTGCTTATAAAGCAACAGAGCATGTGATGCAAAACCTGATAAAGCAACTGAGCTCAGCATGGCAAACCTCGTGCAGGAGCTCATGCTAGAGACGCCCCCGCGGGCATGGTTTCTGTTCctgctccccctcctcctcttgtCTCTGCATCACTGGTTCACCAGAAAGACAGGATCAACAGGGCAGCGCCTCCCACCTTCGCCGCCGGCGCTGCCCATAATCGGGCACTTGCACCTCGTCGGCGCCCTCCCACACGTCTCCCTCCGTGACCTGGCCAGGAAGCACGGTCCGGACGTGATGCTCCTCCGGCTGGGCGCCGTGCCCACCCTCGTCGTGTCCTCTCCACGCGCCGCAGAGGCAGTGCTGCGCACGCACGACCACGTCCTGGCGTCGCGGCCACGCTCCGTTGTCTCCGACATCATCATGTACGGCTCCTCTGACATTGCCTTCGCGCCATACGGCGAGTACTGGCGGCAGGCAAGGAAGCTTGTCACCACCCACATGCTGAGTGTTAAGAAGGTGCAGTCTTTTCGCAGCGCCGGCGCGGAGGAGGTACTGATTTCTGATTATCTCGCAATTTTCGCCACTCTGACAGACTTTTCTTTCATGACGTTGCGATCATTCTTGTCACACTCATTTGGACTTGGCTACTTGTACCTTTGCACTGCAAAAACATCTTTTATTTTTGTACGAAGGGAGTACATCCGACAATAAATAAAGGAAAACAATGACTTCCCTGTCTCTcgcaaaaaggaaaaaaagactTCCATGTTCCATGTCTTTTGCAAGAGAAACAAAAATGACTTCCATGTTGTCCTCTGCTAGCTAATTAAGAGTTACATATCTAACTGTTAGCTTCTCATATATTAATTAAGATGCATGCTCTCATAGGTCAGCATGTCGATGGCCAAGATCAACGAGGCAGCCACAGCTAGTGGTACAGTCGACATGAGCGAGCTGCTCAACTCATTCTCGAATGACATGGCGTGCCGTATCGTGTCGGGCAAGTTCTTCCTGAAAGATGGACGGAGCAAGTTGTTCCGGGAACTCATCAACGACACCTCACGGCTTCTGGGCGGGTTCAACTTGGAGGAGTACttcccagcattgggtagggtagGAGTGCTTAAGAGGGCGGTGTGTGCCAAGGCCGAAAGAGTGAGGAACAGATGGGCTGATCTGCTGGACAAGGTGATCGACGATCGTGTGAGCAAGCGTAAATCAGCGTCTGATCACAAGGATGGCGACTTCGTAGATATTCTGTTGTCTGTTCAGCAGGAGTATGATCTCACAAGAGAGCACATGAAAGCTCTCCTCACGGTAAGTACAGATAATACCTTTCAAATTATATACCTTGATTTCTGTATGTCTCTCGGTATCACCTAACTAATTGTTATCCACAGGATGTATTTTTCGGTGCAACAGACACGTCAGCTAACGTCCTCGAATTCACCTTGGCTGAGCTCATGAGAAGGCCACACTTCATGCGGAAGCTACAAGATGAAGTAAGGAGTATCATACCCCGGGGACAAGAAATTGTGAGCGAAGCTGATATGAACAACATGGTGTACCTAAGAGCAGTAATAAAAGAGTCTCTCAGGCTGTATCCTGTTGCGCCTCTCCTTGCTCCGCACCTGGCCATGGCTGATTGTACCATCCATGGATACATGGTTCCTGCTGGGACACGTGTCGTCGTCAATGCATGGGCCGTTGGGAGGGATTCAAGCTCCTGGGAGGATGCGGAAGAATTCGTACCTGAAAGATTTACAGATGAAGGCAACGCTACGAATGTTAACTTCAAAGGGAATGATTTTCAGTTCTTGCCGTTCGGGGCAGGACGAAGGATATGCCCTGGTATAAACCTCGGAATCGCAAATGTTGAGCTTATGTTAGCAAACCTCGTGAACCATTTTGATTGGGAACTTCCGGTTGGGGTTGAGAAAAAAGATATCGATATGACAGAGGTGTTCGGGCTAACCGTTCGTAGGAAGGAGAAACTATTGTTGATTCCAAAATCACGCATGTAAAATAAAGCTAAGCTAAATACTATGTGTTATCACTATAACGGTTTTCTTGGGACGAAGGTGTTACCAGGTATAATGGCACCAATAAA from Triticum urartu cultivar G1812 chromosome 3, Tu2.1, whole genome shotgun sequence encodes:
- the LOC125542581 gene encoding indole-2-monooxygenase-like: MANLVQELMLETPPRAWFLFLLPLLLLSLHHWFTRKTGSTGQRLPPSPPALPIIGHLHLVGALPHVSLRDLARKHGPDVMLLRLGAVPTLVVSSPRAAEAVLRTHDHVLASRPRSVVSDIIMYGSSDIAFAPYGEYWRQARKLVTTHMLSVKKVQSFRSAGAEEVSMSMAKINEAATASGTVDMSELLNSFSNDMACRIVSGKFFLKDGRSKLFRELINDTSRLLGGFNLEEYFPALGRVGVLKRAVCAKAERVRNRWADLLDKVIDDRVSKRKSASDHKDGDFVDILLSVQQEYDLTREHMKALLTDVFFGATDTSANVLEFTLAELMRRPHFMRKLQDEVRSIIPRGQEIVSEADMNNMVYLRAVIKESLRLYPVAPLLAPHLAMADCTIHGYMVPAGTRVVVNAWAVGRDSSSWEDAEEFVPERFTDEGNATNVNFKGNDFQFLPFGAGRRICPGINLGIANVELMLANLVNHFDWELPVGVEKKDIDMTEVFGLTVRRKEKLLLIPKSRM